GCGCTGCCGTGGATCGACCACGCCGTGATCTCGACCGACGATCCGGATTTCGTGGAGGAGGCGCGCCGCCACGGCCTCGACGCGCCGTTCCTCCGTCCGGCGGCGCTCGCGACGGACGAATCGACGGCGCAGGACGCATGGGCGCACGCTTGGCTCGAGGCCGAGCGCCACTACGGCATGCGGTTCGGGGCGTCGGTGTATCTGCAGCCGACCAGTCCGTTCCGGACGCCCGCCGACGTCGAGGCGACGATGCGGGCCATGGTCGAGGGCGGCCGGGCGGCGGCGTGCACCGTGGCGCGGGTGCCCGGCCACTTCACGCCCCAGAAGATCCTGCGGCGCGACGATGCCGGCGTCTTGTCGTTCAACGCGCCGGACGGCGCCGCCCACAAGAACCGCCAGACGATACCGGCGTACTGGTACCGCACGGGCTACTGCTACGCCGCGCGGCGGCGCACGCTGGTCGACAATCGGCACATCGTCGAGGAGGACTGCGTCGGCGTGCCGACCGAGGGGGCGATCGTCAATATCGACGATCCGTTCGAGCTCGACGTCGCGCGCTGGTTGGCCGGACGCGACGGGCTGTGACGGCGATGTCTCGACCGATCTCGGTGGACGACGGCCGC
The genomic region above belongs to Rhodospirillales bacterium and contains:
- a CDS encoding acylneuraminate cytidylyltransferase family protein, giving the protein MAWEGLTVLAVVPARGGSKGVPRKNIAEVGGQSLIARAARVVKALPWIDHAVISTDDPDFVEEARRHGLDAPFLRPAALATDESTAQDAWAHAWLEAERHYGMRFGASVYLQPTSPFRTPADVEATMRAMVEGGRAAACTVARVPGHFTPQKILRRDDAGVLSFNAPDGAAHKNRQTIPAYWYRTGYCYAARRRTLVDNRHIVEEDCVGVPTEGAIVNIDDPFELDVARWLAGRDGL